Within Kineothrix sp. MB12-C1, the genomic segment CGGCAATGGAGATGAAGGAACGTTTTTCTGCTCTGACACAGCAGGCTTATCCCGAAGTCCGTTTCGGTACTTTTCATGCGATCTATTATCATATTCTCAAACAATCGGCTTATTCAGGCCTGAGAATAATTACTCCTCAAGGAAAAGCGAAACTATATCAACCATATTTTGCGTGAAATAAAAAGTGGAGAAGCAGAAAACGCAGAACTATGTAACGAACTGATTAAAAGTATCGCTCATATTAAAATAAATGGCGGATGTTCTGAAGATATGGAGAGTGTAAGTTTCTTTTATGATTTTGAAGAAAAGATAAAGGAACAATTTCCATTTATCTATAACGAATATTGTCGTATGATGAGAGAGGAGAATAAAATTGACTTCGATGATATGATTCTTTTATGTGATAAACTGTTAGAAGAAAGACCTGAAATCCTTTCCTTTTGGCAGAATACTTTTACTCATATTTTAGTCGACGAATTCCAGGATATTTCCCCTATGCAGTACCGTATTTTATGCCGACTTGCACTTCCTCAGAATAATTTGTTTGTAGTGGGAGATGATGACCAATCAATTTATGGGTTTCGCGGTGCAGGTCCCGGTATTATGAAGCAGTTTATGGAAGACTATGCACAGGCTTCACAGTTAACGCTTACTATCAACTACCGAAGTGGTCCTCATATTGTAGAAGCTGCAGGAATGGTCATTAATGATAATAAGGAACGTTTTTTGAAGGAGCTGAAAGCAAATAAGGCCGAGGGAGGCACGGTTAGCATCATTTCTTTTTCTACGAGAGAAGAGGAGCTTGCCTATCTTTCCGGTCAATTGCGAGGTAAAACAATAGAAGAACTTACTCAAAGTGCAATTATTTATCGCACCAATGCAGAGGTTGGTGCTTTATCCCGAACGCTAGCCTCCCTTCGGATTCCTTTTCATATGAAAGAGAGAGGAACGCATCTCTTTCAGCATGCGGTGGCGAAAGATATGATAGCGGTTCTTTCTTTTGCCAGGGATGTTTTTATAGGGGGTAAAAAGGGTGGAAATCGGAGTGATTTCCTTCGTTTCATGAATAAGCCATCCAGGTATATTAGCAGACAAGCAATTCCCGATCCACTGATAACGGAGCAATTATTACTCGATTATTATAAAGGCTTGGGAAGCTCTTCGCACTCCAATATGGGAATGCAAGAGACTGTAAAGCAATTATGGAGGGATCTTAAGAGAATTTCTTCGCTCCGCCCTTATCTTGCTATCGATTATATTTGCAAGAATATGGATTATAAAAAGTACATATGTGAAGGCAAAGACAAAGAAGAGAGAAAAGAAATGGAAGAAATCTTACAGGAACTGCAAAAGGAAGCGATAAAATATCGTAGTTTTTCTGCATGGAAAGAGGCGATCGATGAATATGTATCGCTGATGGAACGGGCAGGGAAAGAACCGGAACAAAGGGAAGGTGTTCAGCTTCTGACGATGCATGTTTCCAAAGGATTGGAATATAATAATGTCTATCTTCTGGATATCGGAGAAGGGAAGATGCCCGGGAAACGAGCGATAAAACCGGAGGAAATAGAAGAGGAGCGAAGGCTTCTTTATGTGGCTATGACAAGAGCCAAGGAACATCTTGAAATTCTATATTGCAACGAGCCATCGGCATTTATCGTCAAATTAAAAAAGACTCTTGACGGCAAATGAACTGAACTGCTCGTAAAAAGTCTTTTTATTCTATGGGAAATTTATATTATTCTACAACTTCATCAAATTCTACATTGTCCAAATATTCATCAAATGCATCGGCAACAATTTCATATTCTTCATCGGATTCAATGAATGAAAGTTCCGGTTCTGCATTTTCATCATCCTTATCTTCGATGTAACGATAGAACCATACTTCTCCATCTGTATTCTTTCCGTTTTCATCTAACGGTAAAAGAACAATATAATCTTTTTCCTGCACTTCAAGAATTGTAATAACCGCACAGACAACATGGGAACCGTCTTCTAAGTCTAGTTCGACAGTTATTTCCTCATCATCAAATTCTTCGCCTTCTACCTGGCTGTTCCGTTCTTTTTCCATAAAAACTCCTTTCTTTTCCGGTAGTTCAGATTTTATTAACATTGATAGCATGTTATATGTCTTTATTGTACTAGTGCACCAAACATTAATCAATAATTTTTTCCGTATTTTTACACATAAAAAATTTTTTATGATATACTTTAAAAATGACACAGGCAGAATATGCAGAAAAATGCGGATATTAGCGGATGGAGGAAAATATGTATACAATTGACAGAAATGCAATAGGCAGACCGTATCCGTTAGGAGTGACAATAGAGAATAATCGTACTTATTTTTCGGTTGCTATGAAAAGTGAGATGGAGTGTGGGCTCATTTTGTACGATAAAAATGTAAAAGAAGAGACGAGAATTCCTTTTGACAGGATAAATAAATTCGGCTCTATATTTTGTATGGTAATTAAAAACCTGGATGCTAAAAGATATGAGTATAATTTTTATGATGGAGGACGTATTGTTACAGATCCCTATGCCAAAGTCATCTGTGGCCATTCTAAATGGGGAACTTGTGATGAGGTGCTCAGAGGTGGATTTCTCATAGATTCTTATGACTGGGAGGAAGATAAGCCCTTGAAGATTCCTTATTCAAACAGCATCTTGTACTGTTTGAATGTGCGGGCCTTCACGAAGCATAGGTCATCGGGAATCGCTCATAAAGGAACTTATCAGGGCCTTATAGAAAAAATTCCTCATTTAAAAGAACTCGGCATTACGGCGGTGGAACTAATGCCTGCTTATGAATTTAATGAGGTGAGAAGTAAAGAGGAGCGTGTCTATTCTTCTCAGGCAGCTACAATGGAAGAAGCGATACAAAGACTTGCCCTTCCTATGGAAGGCTTGAAAGAAGAAGGCTCCGAAAAAGAAGAACGATATAATTGCTGGGGATATATAGAAGGCTATTATTTTGCTCCCAAAGCAGCATTTAGTTTTCATAAGGATGCTTCCATAGAAGTAAAGGATATGGTAAAGGAGCTGCACCGGAATGGAATAGAAGTGATTCTACAATTCTATTTTCCGAAATCTGTAAAGCCGGGACTTATTCTGGATGCCATCAAATATTGGGTGTTGGAATATCACATTGATGGCGTACATCTAAAGGGGGAGAGAATTCCGCTTCATGTTATAGCCACAGATCCTTTACTTTGCGAGACTAAGATATTCTATGATTATTTTCCTTTCGATGATATTTATGGAACACAGGAACCGGCATATAAAAATCTTGCCATTTATAAGGATGATTATATGTATGCGGCACGGCGTTTCTTAAAGGGTGATGATAATGCTCTTTCCTATTTTATGGAGTTACAGCGTCAGAACCCTTCTCGTCACGGTATCATTAATTATGTGACGAATTATTACGGGTTTACGTTGACCGATATGGTTTCCTACGATAGGAAGCATAATGAAGACAATGGGGAAGACAATGAGGATGGGAATGATTATAACTTCACATGGAATTGTGGTGTCGAGGGAATTACGAGAAAGAAGACAGTTCAGGAGCTTCGCCTCAGACAGATAAAAAATGCGCTTGTTATGCTTTTTTCGGCCCAGGGAACTCCGCTTATTTATAGTGGAGATGAGCTGGGGAATACGAGATATGGGAACAATAATCCCTATTGTCAGGATAATGAGATTGGTTTTATAAAATGGAATATGACCGGAATGGGGAAGAAAATTTTTTCTTATATGAAGGAACTGATTGCGTTGAGAAGGCAACATCCGGTGCTTCGCAATGAGAAGGAATTTAAGATTCTCGATACGATGGGCTGCGGCTACCCCGATATTTCTTACCATGGAGAAGAAGCGTGGCGGCCGGATTTCGGAGGTCACAGCCGTTATGCAGGAGTGATGTACTGCGGATTCTATGGGAAAACTGCGGAAAAAAAAGATGACAATTTCTTTTATATCGCCTATAATATGTATTGGCTTCCCAGCACTTTCGCGCTTCCGAAGCTACCCAAAGATATGGAATGGTGTCTGCTTACGGATACGAGCGAAACCAGCAATAAAATAGAAGAAGAAATGCAGATACAGGGAGGAGCAAGACCGCGCATCGAAGTACCTCCGCGTACAGTTCATATTTACATTTCAAGACAAAAGAAAGGACGTCACATCAAAAAAGGCAGTTAGAATTATGAAAATATGGAAGCATTTTAAAACAATTACTTATCATAGATATCTTGTGATGAAAGGCTGCTTTCGAGTGGGCCTTTATTGGCAGGGGATTGGTTCATGACTTGTCCAAGTATAGCCTCACAGAATTCCTTGTAGGGGCGAAATATTATCAAGGGGATAGAAGCCCGAACAATGCGGAGCGGGAAAATATCGGATATTCCAGCGCTTGGCTCCATCATAAGGGAAGAAATAAACACCACTATGAATACTGGCTTGACTATAGTACGAAGAATATTGCCGGAGGCATGGCACCGGCGCCTATGCCTAATCGCTATATTGTAGAGATGCTGATGGATCGTATTGCAGCGTGTAAAGTATACCGTAAAAGGAAATTATACAGACCGGGCACCTCTCGAATATTATCTGAAAGGCAAGGATCCGGCACCGCTCCATGAGAAGACAAAGGTGCTATTAGAGAAGCTTCTTCATATGCTTGCGGAAAAGGGAGAAGCAGAAACATTCGCTTACATTAGAAAAAAGGTCTTAAATTAAACATTGAAAAAGTAACCCTTTATGAGATGGCACATAAAATAAAGCATATCATAAAGGAGTTGAAAAATATGAATTGTCTTATTTTATTACTTTTACTTTGTTGCTGTGGCAATAATAATGGTGTGGGCGGCGATACGGATTGGAACCGGAAACCTTGCGGACGAAATGATGACGTACGTAGAGGTAATGCAGGCTGCAATGATACAGGCCGTGGAAATGTTTCGGGCAACAGAGGCAGTACATGGGGATGCAGTGAGGATATTCCGGACAAAAAGCCTTGTGAAGATGATAGAGGGTCACGTCCGGAGCAGCGCTTTGATAACAGACAGATGAATGAATTCTATGGTGATGATTTGCGCAGAGGATATAATCCCTATGCTCAGGGAACTACATGTGGATGTGAAGAGTAGCCTTGTTCGAAGGAAATAAAGTAAAGTGAAAATCCGGGACGGTGTCTCGGATTTTTCATATCATAGGGAGTTCCTTCCTTGACGAATTCTTGCCGCAATGCTACACTTATTACATTCGAAAAAATGCATATACTTAAACTTTGGAGGCAATATCATGATAGATGGTAAAAAGATACTTTTCAGCGGAATGCAGGCAACGGGAACCTTGACTCTCGGTAATTATCTGGGTGCACTTAAGAATTGGGTGACCTTAAGCGACGAATATGAATGTTTTTATTCCGTTGTAGACTTACATTCCATAACAGTCCGCCAGGACTCCGGCGGAGCTTCGCAAAAGAGCGAGGAACTTACTGACCTTATACATTGCGGCAGGTTTGGATCCGAAGAAGAATTGTATTTACTATCAATCTCATGTATCCGGACATACAGAACTTTTTCATGGATATATTGAATTGTTTTACTTATATGGGTGAGCTGAACCGCATGACACAGGTTCAAAGACAAGTCTTTCCAAACATGCGGATAATATCAATGCCGGCCTTTTCACTTTTATCCGGTACTTATGGCTGCTGGATATTTTATTATATCAGTCGGATGTAGTTCCTAAGTTGGAAAGGATCAATTAAGCAGCATTTGGAAATCACAAGAGATATCGCACAACGCTTTAATGCGATTTACGGAGATGTATTCACTGTTCCGGAGCCTTTATATCGGCAAATCGGGCGCTAAAATTATGAGTCTGCAAGATCCGGTTAAGAAAATGTCCAAATCCGATGAGAATCCTAATGCGAGTATTTTATTTGATGGACGATCCGGATACGATTATCCGCAAATTCAAGCGAGCGGTAACGGATTCCGGAAGGGTACTGTAAGAATATAGGGAGGAACAGCCGGGTATTCGTAATCTTATCGATATTTATTCCACATGTACCGGAAAGAGCGCAGAGGAAGTGGAGAAGGAGTTCGGACGGCAAGGGATACGGCGACTTCAAGCTTGCGGTAGGCGAATCCGTAGCGTGAGTGTGTTAAAGCCTGTGCAAGAATGTTATCAGGAACTGCTTCAGGATAAAACATATATCGATGCCGTAATCAAAGAGAATGCGCAGATAAAGGCGAATTATTATGCGACTAAGACTCTTGCGTAAGGTTCAGAAAAAGTAGGATCTCCCTGAAAGAATCCGCTAAATAAAAACGCAATTATGGATGAAAAGCGATTTGAAGAAGCAAAAAATAAAAATAATCGGTATCCAAAGAAGCCGCGCAGGAATCGGAACTTTACAGGAAAAACGGCATACATGCAGTTTTAAAGAATTATTATGCTCCGGGACTGGAAACAAACACATGAGATTGTGTTGGAGCATTATGTTGCGGATATTTTCTACGGGTAAGGAAATCATAGAGATCCAAAATGGGAATTTCCAATAAAATACGTACGAAATTAGAGGTATTTTTGGAACGACATCCGGTAACAGTCGTCTATCCGATTCCTCATACGAAGTGGCTTATTTGGATCGATGAAGAGACGGGAGAATTTTCGAAGAAGGAGAAAGAGTCCGCGGATTGAGGCAGCGCTTATCAGGCATTTAAGGAACTCTACCGTATTAAATCCTACTTAAAGCATGGAAACCTGAAGTTTTGTTTTCCCTATAATGGATGTGGAGGAATATCGCCTGTTAAACGGATGGAGTGCCGATAAAAAGAAGAGGTTCTTGCCGCTTATGACAGGATTCCATGGCCTTATTCGATGAAGTAATTATCGAAAGAAGGGGAAGATTATCTATCTGCAGTTTCTGCCTTATGAGCTTCCTGTTACTTTCACTTCAGCGGATTTGGTGCAAACGGCTAGGATTCCGCTAAAAACGGCTCATCTTGTTCTAAATATTCTTTATTTTATGGAGGTGGTAGAGCGGATCGGGAAAAGCGGCCGCTCTTATTTATATAAAATTGCCGATGATTTGTCTTGAGATGGAAGGGAACATTCCGGGCAAAACAACAAGAAAAAATGATGTGACTGTGAAGGGTACTGAACAGTTACAAAATGATGATTATGATACTACGTCAGAAATTAGAAGAGGAGTAAGAGATTTTTATGACACAACAGACAGAAAAAGGACCGCCAGTTTCTCTTTTATAGAACAAGCGAAGAGAATATGTGTGGATAAACTGGCAGAGCAGCTTGGGAGAAGACCTCTCTGCAATGTAACAAACATTTGGTTGTCAGATGAATGCCAGGGACTCTGAAAAATTGTCCGGTATTTTAGAGCAAGTAGGCTATGAGCTGGTGGATACGGAAGATGCCGACTTTGTTATTTACAATACATGTACTGTTCGGGATAATGCGAATCCAGAGAGTGTATGGGCGGCTTGGATTTTTTAAATAGCATGAAAAAGAAGAAGCCTCATATGAAAATTGCGTTATGCGGGTGCATGATGCAGGAAGACTTAGTGATCGAAAAGATTAAGAAGAGTTACCGTTTTGTAGATTTGATTTTTCGGCACTCATAATATTTTTTAAATTTGCGGAACTATTGTGTAATGGATGTTTGAATCTGACGATATGGTAATCGATATATGGAAAGATACGGATCAGATTGTAGAAGATTTGCCGGTGGAACGAAAATACTCGTTTAAATCGGGGATTAATATTATGTTCGGCTGCAATAATTTCTGCAGCTATTGTATGTTGTTCACTTATGTAAGGGGGAAGAGAACGAAGCCGTAATCCGGAAGGATATTATAAGGGAAATAGAGAATCTGGCAAGGCCGGGATGGCGTAGTAGAAATTATGTTGCTCGGACAGAATGTAAACTCATATGGAAAAACGTTAGAGGAACCGATGAGTTTTGCTCAACTTCTTCGCGAAGTGGAGAAAAGTGGATGGTATTGAGAGAATCCGTTTTATGACCTCTCACCCTAAGGATTTATCGGAGGAATTGATTCAGGTAATGAAGGAGTCCAAGAAGATATGTCGTCATCTTCACCTTCCTCTCCAATCGGGTTCCACCCGTATACTAGATGCGATGAATCGCCGTTACATACGAAGGAACAATATCTTGCGATAGCGGAGAAGATAAGAAAAGAAATTCCTGATACCAATGGCCATTACGACGGATATTTATTGTCGGTTTCCCGGGAGAGACACTTGCGGATGTGGGAAGAGACGATAGAGGTAGTGAAAGAGAGTGAAGTATGATAACGCCTTTACCTTTATTTATTGACCAAGCGCACAGGAACACCTGCCGCAGCGATGGATAATCAAAGTATCACAGGAAGTGGTAAAAGAAGGATTCGATAAGCTTTTAAAAATTGTACAGGAAACGGCGAGAGAGCGTGCGAGTATGTTGGAGGGCTTACAGTCTCTGCATTGGTGGAAGAAATAAACGAACAGGATTCCTCCCTCGTAACAGGAAGACTTTTCGAATAATACGATCGTACATTTTCCGGGCAACGTCAATCTTTCATCGGGAAAATTATGAATGTGAAAATTAAAAGAATGCCGCGGTTTTTATTATACAGGGGAATTGGTTGATTGATAATGAGTAACTGTTCAGTTACGCTAATAAACTTATGAGAAACAGAGGGGAAGAAAAAGTGGCAGAGTTAACTCCTTATGATGCAACAATATATGGATACGAAAAGAGAATACAAAGATTGTATTCTCTTTTACCGAAAAACTTGGTGATTTCTATGAAATGTTTTTCGAAGATGCGTTAACCGCTTCTATTAGGAATTGGAAATCACTTTAACTGGGAAAAACTGGTGGGCAGGAGGAGCGGGCCTCCTATGTGCGGAGTGCCTTATCATGCGGTGGAAGGATATTTGAATAAGCTAGTATCCGAAAGAAGGCTATAAGGTGGCTATCTGCGAGCAAGTAGAGTGACCCAAAGCTCGCAAAGGGCATTGTAAAAAGAGAGGTAGTTCGTGTTGTAACGCCCGGTACCGAATTTAAATGTTCAAAGGAGTTTAGAGGAGACACAGAATAACTATTTGATGTGTATTTCTTATTTTCCCAATGCAATAGGAATTTCTATCGCCGATGTTACGACCGGTGATTACTATTTAACGGAAGTCGATGATCTGCGCAGGCTTTTGGATGAAATTAACAAGTATATGCCGTCGGAAATTATATGCAACGATGCTTTTTAGTGAGCGGTGCAGATATTAGCTGATGATTTAAAGAATCGTTTAGGCATTACGGTATATTCGCTGGAATCCCATTATTTTTGACGATGATGCTTGCAGAAAATGTCTGATGAAGCATTTCCAAGTTCAGATGCTGACAGGACTGGGAATTGGAGGATTTTCCCGTAGGACTGATTGCGGCGGGTGCGCTTTTGCAGTATTTGTACGAGACGCAGAAGACCTCTCTTTCTCATTTCCTTCGTATCTATACCCGTACCTTACGAATAAATATATGCTCCTTCGACAGTTCCACAAGGCGAAATCTTAGCGAATTAACTGAGACCTTGCGCGAAAAGCAAAAAAGGGGTTCTTTGCTATGGGTACTGGATAAGA encodes:
- a CDS encoding ATP-dependent helicase, with amino-acid sequence MREIKSGEAENAELCNELIKSIAHIKINGGCSEDMESVSFFYDFEEKIKEQFPFIYNEYCRMMREENKIDFDDMILLCDKLLEERPEILSFWQNTFTHILVDEFQDISPMQYRILCRLALPQNNLFVVGDDDQSIYGFRGAGPGIMKQFMEDYAQASQLTLTINYRSGPHIVEAAGMVINDNKERFLKELKANKAEGGTVSIISFSTREEELAYLSGQLRGKTIEELTQSAIIYRTNAEVGALSRTLASLRIPFHMKERGTHLFQHAVAKDMIAVLSFARDVFIGGKKGGNRSDFLRFMNKPSRYISRQAIPDPLITEQLLLDYYKGLGSSSHSNMGMQETVKQLWRDLKRISSLRPYLAIDYICKNMDYKKYICEGKDKEERKEMEEILQELQKEAIKYRSFSAWKEAIDEYVSLMERAGKEPEQREGVQLLTMHVSKGLEYNNVYLLDIGEGKMPGKRAIKPEEIEEERRLLYVAMTRAKEHLEILYCNEPSAFIVKLKKTLDGK
- a CDS encoding DUF1292 domain-containing protein, which produces MEKERNSQVEGEEFDDEEITVELDLEDGSHVVCAVITILEVQEKDYIVLLPLDENGKNTDGEVWFYRYIEDKDDENAEPELSFIESDEEYEIVADAFDEYLDNVEFDEVVE